The DNA region TTTAGTATGTGTtggtaaaatataatacacattatattaaaataaataatatatacttatttaataatattaaaatttatttaagacatttattgtattatattatatataatttattataatatatataaaatataacataatataatattatttatatgtgaaaCTCTTATTCGTTAGTAAATTGAAAAAACGATTCATCATCTTTCAAAGGATTTTTTGTCCCAGAATTATTTTCACCATCTGATTCATCATCAAGTTTTCGAAAATATAGTTCTTGTTTTCCATTAAAATCATTATAAAGCTTTCTTTGCATTTCCAAATATCCAAGGTGACCAGGAGGCATTCTTGAATTTCCTCCTTGTgcgttattatatatttcttttctagCAGTCATTCTATTTGGTGTTCCAGGAAATCTCTTATTTGTTATTGgtggaatttttttttttttttttgcgtCATCCTTTGgatatttttctttcttatattttctttcattCGTATTTGCATATTCGCctaattcattattttcatgcTTATCATTTGCTGTAAGTTCATGTGAAGATTCTGCTAAGGACCTAAGTGTTTTTTGCCCCTAACacgatatttttatattttatatttgtatataatccATGACAGTCATtctaaaaatgtataaaagaaaaaaaatccaataaaataaaaaaaaaaaaaaaaatatggaaatgataaataaaaatattaaaatatatgataaaaaaggtAGTTTTGAAtcgtatacatatatatatatatatatatatatatatatattttgtcatttttttatttctcacATTATAAAATAAGGTTAATGCTCCTAATACgattgaaaatataattaattttaaattataagatatcatttttaatataaatgctattatatttatagatgtaatataatatatatgtacttgTGTAAActataaaggaaaaaaatatttaaaaaatttgtatatgtattattaaaaaggtTGAGGCTtattaagaaataattttttttatatataaaaaatctttttaaaaaaacaatttatGTCCTCTAagatgtaatataaatatatttttttttttttattaaatataccaaaaaattatgttatttttataaatttcgtgtgaattatatatgaatataaaacaatttttttaaaattttattaatattccTTTTAATGTTACTCCTATTGTAAATTATAGAATATGTGtaatttgtaaatatatatagttctTTATATTGCTGAATGgtaatgtttatatttataaataaaatacatctaataaaaaaaaaaaaaattaatttaaaatcttaataaattaaaattaaaattgaacatagaaataaataattaatatttttttttatttttataaaaaaaaaattatttttccttatataatatatttttcacattttacatatataaatgtgagttatataatttattatttaattat from Plasmodium sp. gorilla clade G2 genome assembly, contig: PADLG01_00_17, whole genome shotgun sequence includes:
- a CDS encoding stevor PIR protein, putative, translated to MISYNLKLIIFSIVLGALTLFYNGQKTLRSLAESSHELTANDKHENNELGEYANTNERKYKKEKYPKDDAKKKKKIPPITNKRFPGTPNRMTARKEIYNNAQGGNSRMPPGHLGYLEMQRKLYNDFNGKQELYFRKLDDESDGENNSGTKNPLKDDESFFQFTNE